The nucleotide sequence ATTAACTCTCTATTATAAAAAACATCATCAACAACTAAAATATGTGCAGGACTAAAAATATATTCCAAAGAGCTTTTCTCTTTTTTAGGAGAACGCTCAACACAATTAATATTTTCAAGACATAAGGTAAAACGACTACCAGAATTTTTTTTACTTTCAAGTTTTATAAAACCACCTAATTTATAAGACAGTTTTTTTGAAATTGCAAGCCCCAATCCCGAACCACCATATTTTAAATCATCTTGACCTTTTTGTTGTTCAAACTGTTTAAAAATAAGTCCTTGATTTTTTTTAGGAATTCCAATCCCACTGTCTTGCACATGTATTAACAAAGAAAGATTATTATGCTTGTCTCTTTTTGTTTCTACTCCTATTTGTACAAAACCTTTTTCAGTAAACTTAATTGCATTAGCAAGTAAATTTATTATGATTTGTTTAATTCTTTGTTCATCACTCAAAATAAGTTTAGGTATATTATTTGAAAATGTTAAATCAAAATCAAGTTTTTTTGCCTGTGCTTGTAATAAAAACATTTTATATATTTCATTTAACAATTTATTTATATCCACTGGTTTTTTTTCAATATGCAGTTTTTCTGACTCGATTTTTGATAGGTCAAGAATTTCGTTTATTAATTTAAGAAGATTTTCCCCACTTGAACTAATAGAAGAAAGGTAGGATTTTTGAGCAGGATTAAGAGATGTTTTTTCTAATAACTCAGTAAATCCAAGAACAGCATGTAAAGGAGTCCTAATTTCATGAGACATATTTGTTAAAAAATCTGATTTACTTTTATTGGCTCGTTCTGCTTCTTTTTGGGATAGTTTTAAATTATGTTCCAGTTCAATTCTGAGTTTTATTTCAGTATTCATTCTATTATTCACATTTAAAAACCAAATTAAAATTAAAAACAACACAATAATAATGATTATAAAAAGCCTATAGTTGATTTTTTCAACATAATCAATATTCACCCAGTTTTCCATGATTTTAAATTTCTTTTGTGAAGGAATAGAATCAATAATTTTATTTAAAATACCCACTAAAGGAAGCAGCTCTTTTCTTATACCAAAACCTAATTTTGTAGTAAACTCCGTTTTTCCTACAATTTTTATATTATTTAAACCATTTTTAGTAATATAATACGCAGCAACAGGTAAAGTCGAAACCAGTGCATCTATTCTTCCATTTTCGATATCTAAAAGAGCTTCTTCTATTGTATTAACAGTTACAAAAGAAATATAAGGATACGCATCTTTTATTTTTTCAATATAACCATATTCATAAATAAGTGCTATTTTTTTATCTTTAATTGAATCTAAACCTTGAATAAAACCTTGTTTATTATTCATAAGAATAATAATATCTTTTTCCATATAACTCTTAGTAAAAATATAATTCTCTCTTTTTGCATCGGTGGTATCTGATAAAATATCAATTTCATTTTTTTTAAGAAGATCAAGCGTACCATTCCAAGAATCAGTAATAACATGATTGAATTTTAAACCTGTGGCTTTTGTAATCTCATTTAAATACTCAGATACAACCCCAATATACTCTCCTCTACTATCATAAGCTTCAAAAGGAAACCAATTAGGATCCCCTGCAAAATTTAGCACAGGATGATTTGATAACCACTCTTTTTCTATATTTGATAATCTCAATTTATGTTCTAAATCAGTTCTATCGATTAACCAATTATTATAAATTTTCTTTTTACTTACTTCACTAATACTTTTAAGCGTTTTTTCTATGATGGAAGCTAAAATAGGTTTTTTCTTTGAAGTAATAATATGTAAATCACTTCCACTATTAAAAGGGTTTTCTTTAAAAGGAACAATTTCTAAAATGGAGTGTTTTCTCATTAAATGTGAGAGAGCAGAATAAGAGCCAAAAAGAATATCTGCTTTTCTCTCTAAAACTGCAGAAATAGCACTAGAAAGGTTTTTTGTTTCCATAATTTCCAAATATGGCATTTCTTTTTTAATTAAATCAATACGGAAATAACCCTTAGGAAGCGCTAGCGTCAAACCTTTTAAGTCTGAAAAATCAAGCGCTTTTATACTTTTATGAACAAAAAAGTAATCTATAATTGAAAGATAAGGACTGGAGAAATAAACATGTTTTTTTATTTTTTCATCAAAATAGGCTGCGGGTATAATATCAATTTCAGAAGCTATAATTTTTTCTTCAAGATTATTCCATGAATCAAAAATATAATTAAACTTCAAACCTGTTTTTCTTGAAATTATTTTTAGATAATCTGAACTCAAACCTTCATGTCTACCCCTAACATACATACTAAAAGGTGCCCATTTTTCTTTTGCACCCACTTTTACTACAGGGTTGTTTTTAATCCAATTTAATTCTTCATCATTTAAAAAAAGTTTATTCTCATTTGCAAATAAAAATATTGTAAAAGAAAGAAAGAATAATATTTTACGCATACTATTAATTACCTATTGATTTAAGATAGCAATAAAAAAATATCGCTTAGATTAAAATTATATAATAAATAAATGTAGGAAAAATGGGATTAATATTAAACTAAGTTCCTAATAAAAATATCAAATGCAAAAGTATCATTAAAAACATTTTTTATTAAACAGATTATAAAATACATATAATCTGTGTTTTATCAAACTATGAAGATTTTTTGCTTTTATAAAATAAAGATATGTAAATACCAATTGCTATAAAAACAATGCCATAAAAATGGTATCGCTCTAGGTTTTCTCCTAAAAAAATATAAGCCAAAATGCTTCCTGATATTGGCATAATATGCGTTACTTGCCCCGTTTTATTTGCACCTATTTCCATGATTCCTCTGTTCCATAAATAATAAGAAAACAAAGAAGGAAATATTGCCATATAAAGAATAGAGGTGTATACAGTAGATGAAAAGTTAAAATGAACAGTATTTCCCATTAAAAAATAAAGGATAAACAACATAATAAAACCTAAAAGAGTAATAATTGAAATAAACTCAAATGCTTTTAATTTATTCGGTTTGTATTTTACTAAAATACAATAAGTAGCCCAAGTAATTGATGATAAGATAACCCAAAAATCGCCTTTGTTAAATTCAAAATTAATTAAATTAGAGATATCCCCTTTTATAACCAAAAATATCACCCCAAGAGTGGATAAAAAAACTCCAATTATTTGATTAAAAGAAATAGGCTCTTTTGTAAAAAGAGTATTCAATACAATAATTATAATAGGAATAGACGAATTAATTAACAAGGAATTTGTAGCCGTTGTTTCTTGTAAGCCAAAATATAAAATGGTATTAAAACCAGTCACTCCTAAAAAAGACAATAAAACTAGAATAAGAAAGTTATTTTTGATTGCAGGAAAAATGACTTTTTGGTGTAAAAATATATATGGAAGTAATAAAATTAAAACCAAACCCCATCTAAAAAGTGCCAATTGCATAGGTTCAATTTCTGGGCTAACTAATCTACCTAATACAAAATTTCCAGACCAAAAAAGAACTGCCATAACTATCAAAACATATATGTTCATTAATTATTATCCTTATAAAATATATAAATTATTATTTTATAAGGATTGTAACTAAAGTTTATGATATTTTTATAACATGAATTAAAATACGGGTACAAATTTCACTCAACTTATGCAGCAGTAAGTTTAAACTTCTGGTTTTTATAAGAAAACATTGAATAACTAAAGCAGTGATTTATGTTCACTCTTATTCCTTTGCCCTTATATCCATCTATTTAGAACGTTCTTCATTAAGAAAAATATCTATACTAAATAAAATAATTTATTTAGTATAGATATATATAAAATATTCCAATTTTTTTAGTATACTTTTTCATGATAAAAAATGAAAATACTTTTACTTATTCTTCGCATGAAACGTTAATTTTACCCCAGGGTTTAAAAAATATGCCAAAAGTAAAAAGCCTTTTTCCTTTTATTAAAAATACTGGAATATTACATAAATGCATTAATGAAAATTTAATTAATGTAGAGTTTTATACTCAAAGTCATGTAATAATCTATAATATAGCAGGTATTGAAACCATTACTTCCTATGATTGTAAATCAATAGAAATAAAAGAGAAAGACTTACTTTTTTTGCCTAAAGACAATTATTTAATATCAGATTTTATAAAAAACAATAAACAATTAGAGGCATATATGTTTTTTTTAGATGATGATATCATTGAAACATTTTTGTCAAAACAAAAAAAGGTCAAACACAGTCCCAAAAATAAAGAAACATTTTATAAAATGCCTTCTACCCTAACAATAGATGAGTATATTAAAACATTAAAAAATACGAGTAAAACAATGCAACATTCATCCAATTTTTTGGAAATTAAAATACTTGAGTTTTTATATTTAATCGATAATGAAGATACACATAAAAGACTTCAAGATTTTCTAAGTTACAATAATACGTACAAAGACAAAAGAAACATTAGTTCACTAATGAAAAGATATTATCTCAACAATTTTTCTATTCAAGATTTTGCAACTTTATCTGGGCGTTCTTTATCATCTTTTCACAGAGATTTTAAAACAATTTACCATACAACTCCCCATCAATTTTTAATAAACTTAAAAATGCAACATGCCAATAAAGTACTTAAAGAAGAGAATAAAACAATAAGTGAAATAGCCAGTGATTTAGGGTATGAAAACATCTCACATTTTATTAAAGCCTACAAAAATAAATACAATATCACTCCCAAACAAAAACAAAAAAACTACCTTTGACATAAAAACGTTATTTTTAAACGTAGAAGAGTAGTTTCGTTTTTATTATTGCTCTAAAATACTCTTATCTTAAAACAAGGAAAAAATATGAGTATTAAAGTGGTATTAAATTTAAATGTAGAAAGTAGTCTAAAAAAAGAATTTCTTCTTTTTTTAGATGAGAATCTTCCCAATGTAAGATCTTTTGATGGATGCAAGCATATTAAAGTATATTTTAATGAAAACAATTTAAGTATGGCAATTGATGAATTTTGGGAAAATAAAGAAAAACATCAACAATATATTGAGTTTATTAAAAAAAATGGTCTTATGGAAAAACTACAATCTTATTTATCAAAAGAAGTTGAAGTAAATTATTTTGATATTTTAGATATTTAATTAAATATCAATTGGAATGGGGAGAAGATCGAACCAATCGATTTCTTCCTCCATCTTTTGCTTTATAAAGAAGTTCATCACACACACATAAAATATCATCAATATTTGTATATTCTGCTCTTGAACTCAGACCCAAAGAGATAGTAAATTTAATTTTTTTGTCATTTATTTTTATACTTGCTTGTTCGCATGCTTTTCTTATATTTTCAGAAATTGTATTAATCTTTTCTTCTTCTGTATTAAAAAAAGTGATACAAAACTCTTCCCCACCAATTCTAGCAAAAACCTCATCACTAATTACAGTATTAATAATCATACAAAACTCAATCAAAACCTTATCTCCAATAGCATGTCCATAAGTATCATTCACTTTTTTAAAGTGATCTATATCAATCATTAAAACATAAAAAGTTTTATTCTCTTTTATAGCTTGTGTTAATAACTTCTCACTTTTATTAAAATAACTCCGTCTATTGCATATTTTCGTCAAAGTATCTATATTCGCTAAGGTATAAAGTTTTTTATTACTTGTTTGCAGTTTTCGTAAGCTTTTACTTAATTGATGGGTTCTTCTGTTCACTTTTATTTCAAGCAGTTTATTATAATTTATTAATACTTTTTGACTTTTATAAATTATTAATGTAATAATAAAGAGAAAAAAAGCAGTGAAAGAATCTAGAATGAAAATTGTTTTTTCAGAATTATTAATGAGTTCTCTGTCACTTTTTGTAATAATAGAAAATACTGAATGATTAAATACATCATAAAAAGCAATAGTATTAATCAATTCTTTATCAAACAGTTGAGCGTTAAATTTAATATTTTTCAACAAAGACAATGATATTTCGTAATTTTCTTTGCTAAAAAGATACTCTGAGAGTTTAATACTTTTAAATACTGTTGATATGTGATTTATGTTTTTATTCGTTATCACCTTTCCACTATATATCCAACCTTGAACACTACCTGTAAAATCACTTTTTAAAACCTCCGCTTTTACAATATACATAAAAAGAGAATTATACTTTATAATCGTACTAGTAGAGTTAAGCATAGAAAATTTATTTGTAAGTATTTTTTCAAAATCTTTATTATTCTTTTCTAAAACTTTCTCTTGATATTTTGAGAAAAGAACCTTGTTTTTTTTATTTAAATAAATTATAAAACTTGCATCTAAAAGTTCTAGTGTGTTCGTTCCTTCTCTAAAGTTTTCATTAATATAATCTTTATTTCCATCTATCATAAAAGCATACGTATCATCCCATTTACTATAATCATTTGTTATTTTTGTGATGTGTTCAAGATTATGGTTCATGCTATTTACGATTGTATTAACATTATTAAGATTTTGTTTTTTTTCCAGCTCCAAAGAATCATTAATAATAAATTTATAACTGCTATATGAGAATAATAATACAAACAAGAAAAAGGAAAAAATAAATATAAGTGCATTTAGTTTTACAGTAATAAAATTCATAAAATACCCTTTTATAAAAGCAGTATAAATAATATTAGTATTAAGTAACTTACATTATATTAAATATTTTACGTTATTATTTTTATATAATGTAAAATATTTTATAATCACCTACTAGACTTTATTCTCTTGCTTCATGCCAAATACGTGAAAACATCTCTAAAGCAGGCTCTAATTCTTCTTCCTTAAAAACAGCAAAACCCATTCTAATGGCATCCCAATCTCCTCCACAAACATCTTTTGCAAAATAAAGCTTTATTCTTTGTTTTTTTGCTAAGGTTTTTAGTTTAGAAAGATTCATAGCTACATTAGGATTAATAAGTATTGCTAAACCTGCACCTTGTGCTTCTATTTTTACACTCTCCCCTAGTTTTTCCTCTAAGAGAGATTTCATTAAATTATGCTTTTTTCTATTAATGGTTCTAATTTTTCTTAAATGTTTATCCCAATGTCCTTCACTTATAAATTTCTCCAAGGTTATTTGTAACATTAAAGGAACAGTAGAAAAAACTCGCGTATAATGATTCTTATATATCTCAAGCAAGGGTTTAGGTAATACCATATAACTAACACGCAAAAAAGACGCAGACAAGGACTTTGAAAACGTTCCTATATAAATCACTCTGTTTGATTTGTCTAAACCTTGTAAAGAAGGTACGGGTCTATTTACATAACTTAATTCGCTATCACAATCATCTTCTATAATAAAACCATCGTTTTTATCTGCCCACGCAAGTAGTTTATACCTATTTGATACAGGCATAGTAACCCCTGTTGGATATTGATGAGAAGGAGTTACATAAACTAAGCGTGAATTCTGTTTCTCTAATTCATCAACCTTAATTCCATGTTTATCTATAGAAACTTTTTTTATATCATAACCATGGGAAAGAAATGCATTTTTTGCCATATTATATCCAGGATTTTCAATGGATAAAGTGGTATACCTGTCATCTAATAACTTAGCTAATACTTCCATTGAATGTGTAAATCCACAGCCAATAACTATTTGATTAGCAGAACAATTAACCCCTCTTGATTTATTAATATATTTTGCGATTTGTACGCGCAAACCCTCTTCTCCTTGCCCATTATGGTAAGATCCGAAATCAAGACTTTCATCAATATATTTATTAAATAAACGTTTCCAGATTTTAATAGGAAAATTATTTTTACAAAGAGCTACGGGATTAAAATCGTATAAAAAACTTTCTTTTTTATCTTGCACTTCTTCTATCTTGATATTACTTTTAAAAACACTGGCATTAATGTCTTCTACTATATACCCTTTTTTAGGATAACTTTCAATATATCCTTCTACTACTAGTTGCGAATAAGCACTCTCTACTGTGGTTCTGCTTAAATTATAAACAGAGGCTAATTTTCTAA is from Campylobacteraceae bacterium and encodes:
- a CDS encoding transporter substrate-binding domain-containing protein encodes the protein MRKILFFLSFTIFLFANENKLFLNDEELNWIKNNPVVKVGAKEKWAPFSMYVRGRHEGLSSDYLKIISRKTGLKFNYIFDSWNNLEEKIIASEIDIIPAAYFDEKIKKHVYFSSPYLSIIDYFFVHKSIKALDFSDLKGLTLALPKGYFRIDLIKKEMPYLEIMETKNLSSAISAVLERKADILFGSYSALSHLMRKHSILEIVPFKENPFNSGSDLHIITSKKKPILASIIEKTLKSISEVSKKKIYNNWLIDRTDLEHKLRLSNIEKEWLSNHPVLNFAGDPNWFPFEAYDSRGEYIGVVSEYLNEITKATGLKFNHVITDSWNGTLDLLKKNEIDILSDTTDAKRENYIFTKSYMEKDIIILMNNKQGFIQGLDSIKDKKIALIYEYGYIEKIKDAYPYISFVTVNTIEEALLDIENGRIDALVSTLPVAAYYITKNGLNNIKIVGKTEFTTKLGFGIRKELLPLVGILNKIIDSIPSQKKFKIMENWVNIDYVEKINYRLFIIIIIVLFLILIWFLNVNNRMNTEIKLRIELEHNLKLSQKEAERANKSKSDFLTNMSHEIRTPLHAVLGFTELLEKTSLNPAQKSYLSSISSSGENLLKLINEILDLSKIESEKLHIEKKPVDINKLLNEIYKMFLLQAQAKKLDFDLTFSNNIPKLILSDEQRIKQIIINLLANAIKFTEKGFVQIGVETKRDKHNNLSLLIHVQDSGIGIPKKNQGLIFKQFEQQKGQDDLKYGGSGLGLAISKKLSYKLGGFIKLESKKNSGSRFTLCLENINCVERSPKKEKSSLEYIFSPAHILVVDDVFYNRELIKGMLQDQALKITEAKNGAEALQCLEDNEIDLILMDIRMPLMDGFEATKCIRNNPKYKSLPILAITASVLYTEKEMQENYGFDKLLTKPVLHSTLIDNLNLYLKSSIIDTDNTVKEVNNTMSEALRIKYKESFLDVVCEQENKNNFSQLKKLALDISNFSKENKSEILLGLSQKLKDAVSSFDIDMIEISLNELKTLSIKRKKDENFNS
- a CDS encoding DMT family transporter translates to MNIYVLIVMAVLFWSGNFVLGRLVSPEIEPMQLALFRWGLVLILLLPYIFLHQKVIFPAIKNNFLILVLLSFLGVTGFNTILYFGLQETTATNSLLINSSIPIIIIVLNTLFTKEPISFNQIIGVFLSTLGVIFLVIKGDISNLINFEFNKGDFWVILSSITWATYCILVKYKPNKLKAFEFISIITLLGFIMLFILYFLMGNTVHFNFSSTVYTSILYMAIFPSLFSYYLWNRGIMEIGANKTGQVTHIMPISGSILAYIFLGENLERYHFYGIVFIAIGIYISLFYKSKKSS
- a CDS encoding helix-turn-helix transcriptional regulator — protein: MIKNENTFTYSSHETLILPQGLKNMPKVKSLFPFIKNTGILHKCINENLINVEFYTQSHVIIYNIAGIETITSYDCKSIEIKEKDLLFLPKDNYLISDFIKNNKQLEAYMFFLDDDIIETFLSKQKKVKHSPKNKETFYKMPSTLTIDEYIKTLKNTSKTMQHSSNFLEIKILEFLYLIDNEDTHKRLQDFLSYNNTYKDKRNISSLMKRYYLNNFSIQDFATLSGRSLSSFHRDFKTIYHTTPHQFLINLKMQHANKVLKEENKTISEIASDLGYENISHFIKAYKNKYNITPKQKQKNYL
- a CDS encoding antibiotic biosynthesis monooxygenase codes for the protein MSIKVVLNLNVESSLKKEFLLFLDENLPNVRSFDGCKHIKVYFNENNLSMAIDEFWENKEKHQQYIEFIKKNGLMEKLQSYLSKEVEVNYFDILDI
- a CDS encoding diguanylate cyclase; the encoded protein is MNFITVKLNALIFIFSFFLFVLLFSYSSYKFIINDSLELEKKQNLNNVNTIVNSMNHNLEHITKITNDYSKWDDTYAFMIDGNKDYINENFREGTNTLELLDASFIIYLNKKNKVLFSKYQEKVLEKNNKDFEKILTNKFSMLNSTSTIIKYNSLFMYIVKAEVLKSDFTGSVQGWIYSGKVITNKNINHISTVFKSIKLSEYLFSKENYEISLSLLKNIKFNAQLFDKELINTIAFYDVFNHSVFSIITKSDRELINNSEKTIFILDSFTAFFLFIITLIIYKSQKVLINYNKLLEIKVNRRTHQLSKSLRKLQTSNKKLYTLANIDTLTKICNRRSYFNKSEKLLTQAIKENKTFYVLMIDIDHFKKVNDTYGHAIGDKVLIEFCMIINTVISDEVFARIGGEEFCITFFNTEEEKINTISENIRKACEQASIKINDKKIKFTISLGLSSRAEYTNIDDILCVCDELLYKAKDGGRNRLVRSSPHSN
- a CDS encoding PLP-dependent aminotransferase family protein; the encoded protein is MYLINQSNKTPLHLQLYAQIKKDIIDNYKVGDKLPSLRKLASVYNLSRTTVESAYSQLVVEGYIESYPKKGYIVEDINASVFKSNIKIEEVQDKKESFLYDFNPVALCKNNFPIKIWKRLFNKYIDESLDFGSYHNGQGEEGLRVQIAKYINKSRGVNCSANQIVIGCGFTHSMEVLAKLLDDRYTTLSIENPGYNMAKNAFLSHGYDIKKVSIDKHGIKVDELEKQNSRLVYVTPSHQYPTGVTMPVSNRYKLLAWADKNDGFIIEDDCDSELSYVNRPVPSLQGLDKSNRVIYIGTFSKSLSASFLRVSYMVLPKPLLEIYKNHYTRVFSTVPLMLQITLEKFISEGHWDKHLRKIRTINRKKHNLMKSLLEEKLGESVKIEAQGAGLAILINPNVAMNLSKLKTLAKKQRIKLYFAKDVCGGDWDAIRMGFAVFKEEELEPALEMFSRIWHEARE